In the Caballeronia sp. LZ062 genome, one interval contains:
- a CDS encoding cyclopropane-fatty-acyl-phospholipid synthase family protein: MFWEKKLTQWVEEVREQANLPARLVLWDGQQHDFGRFAAPAVTLHVKSATALPYLLEPSLDNLGEAYVKGKIDIEGKLSDIINIGYSLAKSTVTHAGKLARVRRYFNHSKASDKKAIQYHYDVSNEFYQLWLDKNMVYSCAYFENGDEDLATAQIKKIDHILTKIQVQPGHRLLDIGCGWGALVIRAAQKFGAKCVGVTLSENQFKLATQRVKDAGLENQIEIRLQDYRDVPGQFDRITSVGMFEHVGRKNLPGYFAKMRDLLVDDGVAMNHGITSSDADSGETSLGGGEFIDKYVFPDGELPHISLALESMQRGGLEAVDVESLRRHYARTLDIWAENFETHADEARKLVDDEKFRIWRVYLAGCAYAFENDDVSIYQVICRKAGRSAKTLPWSRRYIYEKPL, encoded by the coding sequence ATGTTCTGGGAGAAGAAGCTGACGCAGTGGGTCGAGGAAGTCCGCGAGCAAGCCAACTTGCCCGCGCGCCTCGTGCTGTGGGACGGACAGCAACACGATTTCGGCCGCTTTGCCGCGCCTGCCGTGACGCTGCATGTGAAAAGCGCGACCGCGCTGCCGTATCTGCTGGAGCCGAGCCTCGACAATCTGGGTGAAGCGTATGTCAAAGGCAAGATCGATATCGAGGGCAAGCTCTCGGACATCATCAACATCGGCTATTCGCTCGCGAAGAGCACGGTGACGCACGCCGGCAAGCTCGCGCGCGTGCGACGCTACTTCAATCACTCGAAGGCGTCGGACAAGAAAGCCATTCAGTATCACTACGACGTGTCGAACGAGTTTTATCAGCTCTGGCTCGACAAGAACATGGTGTACTCGTGCGCGTATTTCGAGAACGGCGACGAAGACCTCGCCACCGCGCAGATCAAGAAGATCGACCACATTCTCACGAAGATTCAGGTGCAGCCGGGACATCGGCTGCTCGACATCGGCTGCGGCTGGGGTGCGCTCGTCATTCGCGCGGCGCAGAAATTCGGCGCGAAGTGCGTGGGCGTCACGCTCTCCGAGAACCAGTTCAAGCTCGCGACGCAGCGCGTGAAGGACGCCGGCCTCGAAAATCAGATTGAAATCCGCCTGCAGGATTATCGCGACGTGCCGGGTCAGTTCGATCGCATCACGAGCGTCGGCATGTTCGAGCACGTCGGACGCAAGAACCTGCCGGGCTACTTCGCGAAGATGCGCGACCTGCTCGTCGATGACGGTGTCGCGATGAATCACGGCATAACGTCGTCGGATGCGGACAGCGGCGAGACGTCGCTCGGCGGCGGCGAATTCATCGACAAATACGTGTTTCCGGACGGCGAGCTGCCGCACATCAGCCTCGCGCTGGAGAGCATGCAGCGCGGCGGGCTCGAAGCGGTCGATGTCGAAAGCCTGCGCCGGCATTACGCGCGTACCCTCGATATCTGGGCCGAGAACTTCGAGACGCACGCGGACGAAGCGCGCAAGCTCGTGGACGACGAGAAGTTCCGCATCTGGCGCGTGTATCTCGCGGGCTGCGCGTATGCGTTCGAAAACGACGACGTCTCGATCTATCAGGTGATCTGCCGCAAGGCGGGCCGCAGCGCGAAGACGCTGCCGTGGTCGCGGCGGTATATCTACGAGAAGCCGCTCTGA
- the kynU gene encoding kynureninase, which produces MKSRDDAAATDRDDPLARLRDQFALADGVIYLDGNSLGVPPKAAAARAASVIAGEWGEGLIRSWNTAGWFALPKRLGNKLSSLIGAGEDEVVVTDTISANLFKVLSAALKLANERDPKRRVIVSERSNFPSDLYIAQGLIDQLDRGYELRLVDDAAELAAAIDENTAVAMITHVNYRTGAMHDMAALTKTIHRAGALAVWDLAHSAGAVPVDLNGVGADYAVGCTYKYLNGGPGSPAFVWVPKRHQNTFSQPLSGWWSHKKPFEMDPVYRPDDGIGRFLCGTQPIVSMALVECGLDVFLQTDMQALRRKSLALGDAFIALVEARCSEFPLSLATPREHAQRGSQVSFAHPHGYEVMQALIARGVIGDYREPGILRFGFTPLYTRFVDVWDAVDVLRDVLATESWRAPEFAERASVT; this is translated from the coding sequence ATGAAATCTCGTGACGATGCCGCCGCAACCGACCGCGACGACCCGCTCGCCCGCCTGCGCGATCAGTTCGCGCTCGCAGACGGTGTCATTTATCTCGACGGCAATTCGCTCGGCGTGCCGCCGAAAGCCGCCGCCGCGCGCGCCGCGAGCGTGATCGCGGGGGAATGGGGCGAAGGCTTGATCCGAAGCTGGAACACCGCAGGCTGGTTCGCGTTGCCCAAGCGCCTCGGCAACAAGCTCAGTTCGTTGATCGGCGCGGGCGAGGACGAGGTCGTCGTGACGGACACGATCTCCGCGAATCTCTTCAAGGTCCTCTCCGCCGCGCTGAAACTGGCGAACGAGCGCGATCCGAAGCGCCGCGTAATCGTCTCCGAACGTTCGAACTTCCCGAGCGATCTCTACATCGCGCAGGGTTTGATCGATCAACTGGATCGCGGCTATGAACTGCGCCTCGTCGACGATGCCGCCGAGCTGGCCGCCGCCATCGACGAAAACACGGCCGTCGCGATGATCACGCACGTCAACTACCGCACCGGCGCCATGCACGACATGGCCGCGCTGACCAAGACGATTCATCGCGCGGGCGCGCTCGCGGTGTGGGACCTCGCGCATTCGGCGGGCGCGGTGCCAGTGGATCTCAACGGCGTTGGCGCGGACTACGCGGTCGGCTGCACGTACAAGTATCTGAACGGCGGGCCGGGTTCGCCCGCGTTCGTCTGGGTGCCGAAGCGTCACCAGAACACGTTCTCGCAGCCGCTCTCCGGCTGGTGGAGCCACAAAAAACCGTTCGAGATGGACCCGGTGTATCGCCCGGACGACGGCATCGGCCGCTTTCTCTGCGGCACGCAGCCGATCGTTTCGATGGCGCTCGTCGAATGCGGACTCGACGTGTTCCTGCAAACCGACATGCAGGCGCTGCGGCGCAAGTCACTGGCGCTCGGCGATGCGTTTATCGCGCTGGTCGAAGCGCGGTGCAGCGAATTTCCGCTCTCGCTCGCGACGCCGCGCGAGCACGCGCAACGCGGCTCGCAGGTGAGCTTCGCGCATCCGCACGGCTACGAAGTGATGCAGGCGCTGATCGCGCGCGGCGTGATCGGCGACTATCGCGAGCCGGGCATTCTGCGCTTCGGATTCACGCCGCTTTATACGCGTTTCGTCGATGTGTGGGACGCCGTCGACGTGCTGCGCGACGTGCTCGCGACCGAAAGCTGGCGCGCGCCGGAGTTCGCCGAACGCGCGTCGGTGACGTGA
- the msrA gene encoding peptide-methionine (S)-S-oxide reductase MsrA has translation MNQQARLETATLGGGCFWCTEAVFLAVEGVKAVESGYAGGQVTNPSYEQVCDGDTGHAEVVKVVFDPEVIGYREILEIFFATHDPTQLNRQGNDVGTQYRSAVFTHSDEQRRIAQEVIEELQREDVYGGRIVTEVTPLRDDYYPAEAYHQNFFAQHPNQGYCAAVVGPKVAKFRKKFAHRLKA, from the coding sequence ATGAACCAGCAAGCGAGACTCGAAACCGCGACGCTCGGCGGCGGTTGTTTCTGGTGCACCGAAGCCGTCTTTCTGGCGGTCGAGGGGGTGAAGGCGGTCGAATCCGGCTATGCGGGCGGCCAGGTAACGAACCCGTCGTACGAGCAGGTCTGCGACGGCGACACCGGGCACGCGGAAGTCGTGAAGGTCGTGTTCGATCCGGAAGTCATCGGCTATCGTGAGATTCTGGAGATATTCTTCGCGACGCACGATCCGACGCAACTCAACCGCCAAGGCAACGACGTCGGCACGCAGTATCGCTCGGCGGTGTTCACGCATTCGGACGAGCAGCGCAGGATCGCGCAGGAAGTGATCGAGGAACTGCAGCGCGAAGACGTCTACGGAGGCAGGATCGTGACCGAGGTCACACCGCTTCGAGACGACTATTATCCGGCCGAGGCGTACCACCAGAACTTCTTCGCCCAGCATCCGAATCAGGGTTATTGCGCGGCGGTCGTCGGTCCGAAGGTCGCGAAGTTTCGCAAGAAGTTCGCGCACCGCCTCAAGGCGTGA
- a CDS encoding flavin reductase family protein, producing MTRARTPNFDPTAFRAALGQFATGVTVITTRTDSGQLIGITASSFNSVSLDPPLVLWSLATRSASMPVFRANSHYVINVLAASQLDLCRRFATVKGDRFAGVSHAAGDSGMPVLDGALAWFECHNRSRYDEGDHVIFVGEVERCGVREDASEVAPLVFQAGGFHSLGPIE from the coding sequence ATGACACGCGCCAGAACTCCGAACTTCGATCCCACCGCGTTTCGCGCCGCGCTCGGCCAGTTCGCGACGGGCGTCACCGTCATCACCACGCGCACGGACTCCGGCCAGTTGATCGGCATCACCGCGAGTTCGTTCAATTCGGTTTCGCTGGATCCGCCGCTCGTGCTGTGGAGTCTCGCGACACGCTCGGCGTCCATGCCGGTGTTTCGCGCGAACAGTCACTACGTCATTAACGTGCTGGCCGCTTCGCAACTGGACCTGTGCCGGCGCTTCGCGACGGTCAAGGGCGACCGCTTCGCGGGCGTATCGCACGCGGCGGGCGACAGCGGCATGCCCGTGCTCGACGGCGCGCTCGCCTGGTTCGAATGCCATAACCGCAGCCGCTACGACGAAGGCGACCACGTGATCTTCGTCGGCGAAGTAGAACGCTGCGGCGTGCGCGAAGACGCGTCCGAAGTTGCGCCGCTCGTGTTTCAGGCGGGCGGCTTCCACTCGCTCGGGCCGATCGAGTAA
- a CDS encoding Lrp/AsnC family transcriptional regulator, which translates to MTGFTLDATDCRILAVLQEDGRISNLDLAERISLSPSACLRRMRLLEEEGVIASYRACLDRERLGIELEAFVHVSMRNDQENWHEKFAAAVREWPEVVGAFVVTGDTHYVLRVLAHNLKHYSDFILTKLYKAPGVIDIRSNIVLQTMKDDAGVPVALIEQPARGA; encoded by the coding sequence GTGACCGGATTCACGCTCGATGCAACGGATTGCCGAATTCTGGCGGTGCTGCAGGAAGATGGACGGATCAGCAACCTGGACCTCGCGGAGCGCATTTCGCTGTCGCCTTCCGCGTGCTTGCGGCGCATGCGCCTGCTGGAAGAGGAGGGCGTGATCGCGAGTTATCGCGCGTGTCTGGACCGCGAACGGCTGGGAATCGAACTCGAGGCGTTCGTGCACGTCTCCATGCGCAACGATCAGGAGAACTGGCACGAGAAGTTCGCGGCGGCGGTGCGCGAGTGGCCGGAAGTGGTCGGCGCGTTCGTCGTGACCGGCGACACGCATTACGTGCTGCGCGTGCTCGCGCACAATCTCAAGCACTACTCCGATTTCATTCTGACGAAGCTCTATAAGGCGCCGGGCGTGATCGACATTCGCTCGAATATCGTGCTGCAAACCATGAAGGACGACGCGGGCGTGCCCGTGGCGCTCATCGAGCAGCCGGCGCGCGGCGCGTGA
- the trxA gene encoding thioredoxin: MDTTLATFENDVINASMLAPVLVDFWAPWCGPCKTLGPMLERLEAEADGAWKLVKVNVDENQELAQHFQVRSIPHVIAFAEGRPVDQFIGVLPEGQLRAFLDKLVPEGADAERRAAHNAWALGNRKQAIDRIKAALALDPGYDEARLDLIEWLLAERRIEEAKAEDKLLSPKTTQGIDARYNALKTEIDAAEAAAALPPADALIDAVKANPDDLEARFALANRLIAGRDYGGALEHLLAIVERDRSFMDDVGRKTMLSVFELASNQPDLVSFWRRKLSAAMN; the protein is encoded by the coding sequence ATGGATACGACCCTTGCCACATTCGAGAACGACGTCATCAACGCGTCGATGCTCGCCCCCGTGCTCGTCGACTTCTGGGCGCCGTGGTGCGGCCCGTGCAAGACGCTCGGCCCGATGCTCGAACGGCTCGAAGCCGAAGCGGACGGCGCATGGAAGCTCGTCAAGGTGAACGTCGACGAGAATCAGGAATTGGCGCAGCACTTCCAGGTGCGCAGCATTCCGCACGTGATCGCGTTCGCGGAGGGCCGGCCGGTCGACCAGTTCATCGGCGTGCTGCCGGAAGGCCAGTTGCGCGCGTTCCTCGACAAACTCGTGCCCGAGGGCGCCGACGCAGAACGCCGCGCCGCGCATAACGCGTGGGCGCTCGGCAATCGCAAACAGGCGATCGACCGCATCAAGGCTGCGCTCGCGCTCGATCCCGGCTACGACGAGGCGCGGCTCGATCTGATCGAGTGGCTGCTCGCGGAACGGCGCATCGAGGAAGCCAAGGCTGAAGACAAGCTGCTGTCGCCTAAGACGACGCAAGGCATCGACGCACGATACAACGCGCTGAAAACGGAAATCGACGCCGCCGAAGCCGCCGCCGCGCTGCCGCCCGCCGACGCGCTGATCGACGCGGTGAAGGCGAACCCTGACGATCTCGAAGCGCGTTTTGCGCTCGCAAACCGCCTGATCGCGGGCCGCGACTATGGCGGGGCGCTGGAGCACTTGCTGGCTATCGTCGAGCGCGACCGCAGCTTCATGGACGACGTCGGCCGCAAGACGATGCTTTCGGTGTTCGAACTCGCATCGAACCAGCCGGATCTGGTGTCGTTCTGGCGGCGCAAGTTGAGCGCGGCGATGAACTAA
- a CDS encoding DUF72 domain-containing protein, whose amino-acid sequence MSQASSAIDAGTGGDDQSDLFGAPEPAVVAKPRGVAPAPLNREHEVIAKRLPASVHLGTSTWSFPGWQGIVYGDAYANNTLSRNGLAAYAAHPLLRSVSIDQSFYGPVPLAQYARYASQVPAHFRFIVKAPASVTDAFIRGDRGAPDADNPAFLNAQIAIDEFVAPCLAGLGTKAGALVFQFPPLPDAMIVEPSRFVERLASFLAALPPLEGETCYAVELRDAVMLTPRFIRALRDANVRYCIGVHARMPDVRRQAKALALLDEEELGPLVVRWSLHSGFRYEQAKAKYEPFDRIVDEDRETREALAELAARYAFGGQPVVIAVNNKAEGSAPLTCFELARGIAEHCERAQSGSRAVTP is encoded by the coding sequence CTGAGCCAGGCATCGTCCGCCATCGACGCGGGCACGGGCGGCGACGATCAAAGCGATCTGTTCGGCGCGCCTGAGCCTGCGGTTGTTGCGAAGCCACGTGGCGTAGCGCCCGCGCCGTTGAACCGCGAACACGAAGTCATCGCGAAGCGACTGCCCGCGAGCGTGCATCTCGGCACATCGACGTGGTCGTTTCCGGGCTGGCAAGGCATCGTCTACGGCGACGCGTATGCGAACAACACGCTCTCTCGCAATGGCCTCGCCGCCTATGCCGCGCATCCGCTGTTGCGCAGCGTGTCCATCGACCAATCGTTTTACGGGCCGGTGCCGCTCGCGCAGTACGCGCGCTACGCGTCGCAAGTGCCGGCGCATTTCCGGTTCATCGTGAAGGCGCCCGCTTCGGTCACGGATGCGTTCATTCGCGGCGATCGCGGCGCGCCCGACGCCGACAATCCCGCTTTCCTGAATGCGCAGATTGCCATCGACGAGTTCGTCGCACCGTGTTTAGCCGGCCTCGGGACGAAAGCGGGCGCGCTCGTGTTCCAGTTCCCGCCGCTGCCGGACGCGATGATCGTCGAGCCGTCGCGCTTCGTCGAGCGGCTCGCGTCGTTTCTCGCCGCGTTGCCGCCGCTCGAAGGCGAGACCTGCTACGCGGTCGAATTGCGCGACGCGGTCATGCTGACGCCGCGCTTCATCCGCGCGCTGCGGGACGCGAACGTGCGCTACTGCATCGGCGTTCATGCGCGGATGCCCGACGTGCGCCGTCAGGCGAAGGCGCTGGCGCTGCTGGACGAGGAAGAGCTGGGACCGCTCGTCGTGCGCTGGAGTCTGCACAGCGGCTTTCGCTATGAGCAGGCGAAGGCCAAGTACGAGCCGTTCGACAGAATTGTCGATGAAGACCGCGAGACGCGCGAGGCGCTGGCCGAACTGGCCGCGCGTTACGCGTTTGGCGGCCAGCCGGTGGTGATCGCAGTGAACAACAAGGCGGAAGGCTCCGCCCCGTTGACCTGCTTCGAACTGGCGCGCGGTATCGCGGAACACTGCGAGCGCGCGCAGTCCGGCTCGCGCGCCGTCACGCCTTGA
- the pdxH gene encoding pyridoxamine 5'-phosphate oxidase — protein MTTLADLRKNYSRGALDAADIDPNPVRQFETWFAQALDAKLPEPNAMTLATVNAQGRPSARIVLIKGVDERGFVFFTNYESRKGRELAANPAASLLFHWIELERQVRIEGTVVKTSDEESDAYYASRPLGSRIGAWASDQSQPLDSRETLEARERDMMAKFGDAPPRPPHWGGYRLVPDTIEFWQGRPSRLHDRIVYTRESADSAWRIARLAP, from the coding sequence ATGACGACCCTCGCAGACCTTCGTAAAAACTATTCACGCGGTGCGCTCGACGCCGCCGACATCGACCCGAACCCCGTGCGCCAGTTCGAAACGTGGTTCGCTCAGGCGCTCGACGCCAAGCTGCCCGAACCGAACGCCATGACGCTCGCGACGGTGAACGCGCAGGGCCGTCCGTCGGCGCGTATCGTATTGATCAAGGGTGTCGATGAGCGCGGCTTCGTGTTCTTCACCAATTACGAAAGCCGTAAGGGCCGCGAGCTGGCCGCGAATCCGGCTGCGAGCCTGCTCTTTCACTGGATAGAACTCGAGCGTCAGGTGCGCATCGAAGGCACGGTCGTCAAAACGAGCGACGAGGAAAGCGACGCGTATTACGCCTCGCGTCCGCTCGGCTCGCGCATCGGTGCGTGGGCGTCGGACCAGAGCCAGCCGCTCGACAGCCGCGAGACGCTCGAAGCCCGCGAACGCGACATGATGGCGAAATTCGGCGACGCGCCGCCGCGGCCGCCGCATTGGGGCGGCTACCGGCTCGTGCCGGACACCATCGAGTTCTGGCAAGGGCGGCCGTCGCGGCTGCATGACCGCATCGTCTACACGCGCGAAAGCGCGGACTCGGCGTGGCGCATCGCGAGGCTGGCGCCCTAA
- a CDS encoding EamA family transporter, whose protein sequence is MSPKDLLTATVVIFAWGVNFVVIKLGLHGVPPMLLGALRFALAATPVFFVKRPQVPLRWLFAYGLTISLGQFALLFYGMYVGMPAGLASLVLQAQAFFTLIFAAMFLGERIRAANVTGLLIAAAGLALIGMRGGHAMTLTGFLFTLGASAMWALGNVATKRMGKVDLLSLVVWASLIPPLPFLVLSLIFEGPARIESSLAAIPMASVLAVCYLSFIATIVGYSLWGKLLARYPAAQVAPFSLLVPVIGLASAAVFLGEALDGTQFAGAALVMAGLAVNVFGGRLVQRFLPAAR, encoded by the coding sequence ATGTCGCCAAAGGATTTGCTGACAGCAACGGTGGTCATTTTTGCGTGGGGCGTGAACTTCGTCGTCATCAAGCTGGGGCTGCATGGCGTCCCGCCGATGCTCCTCGGCGCGCTGCGCTTCGCGCTTGCCGCGACGCCCGTGTTCTTCGTCAAGCGCCCGCAGGTTCCGCTGCGCTGGCTCTTCGCCTACGGCCTCACCATTTCGCTCGGGCAGTTCGCGCTGCTCTTCTACGGCATGTATGTCGGGATGCCGGCCGGACTCGCGTCGCTCGTCCTTCAGGCGCAGGCGTTCTTCACGCTGATCTTCGCCGCGATGTTTCTCGGCGAGCGCATTCGCGCGGCGAACGTCACGGGCTTGCTGATCGCGGCGGCCGGGCTCGCGCTGATCGGTATGCGCGGCGGCCACGCGATGACGCTCACCGGTTTTCTCTTCACGCTTGGCGCGTCCGCGATGTGGGCGCTCGGCAATGTCGCGACCAAGCGCATGGGCAAGGTCGATCTGCTCTCGCTCGTCGTGTGGGCGAGCCTCATTCCGCCGCTTCCGTTCCTCGTGCTGTCGCTGATCTTCGAAGGACCGGCGCGCATCGAATCGAGCCTCGCGGCCATTCCAATGGCGTCGGTGCTCGCGGTCTGCTATCTCTCGTTTATCGCGACGATCGTCGGCTATAGCTTGTGGGGCAAGCTGCTCGCGCGGTATCCGGCGGCGCAGGTCGCGCCGTTCTCGCTGCTGGTACCGGTGATCGGACTGGCGTCGGCGGCGGTGTTTCTCGGCGAGGCGTTGGACGGCACGCAGTTCGCGGGCGCGGCGCTCGTCATGGCGGGGCTGGCGGTGAATGTGTTCGGCGGGCGGCTCGTGCAGCGGTTCCTGCCCGCGGCGCGCTGA
- a CDS encoding pirin family protein, translated as MSSTIRAQLKPHQHDVGGLMVRRVLPALAARTVGPFIFFDHIGPATLVPGKGLDVRPHPHIGLATVTYLFDGAIMHRDSVGSVQKIVPGDVNWMTAGRGIVHSERTPDEERTSGQTMHGIQTWVALPVASEEVEPSFEHHAAAALPQIERAGVTLRVIAGTAFGATAPTRTFSPTLYVAGHFAAGSELTLDTEHEERGVYLVDGDLTIDGETLPAQQMAVLEPGVPATLASANGAVVMLLGGAPLDGARFIEWNFVSSSQDKIEAAKRAWSEQRMGHVPGETEFIPLPPPRREERAPEA; from the coding sequence ATGTCCTCGACGATCCGCGCGCAGTTGAAACCTCATCAACACGACGTCGGCGGCCTCATGGTGAGGCGCGTCCTTCCCGCGCTGGCGGCACGCACCGTCGGACCCTTCATATTTTTCGACCATATCGGACCCGCAACCCTCGTGCCCGGCAAAGGCCTCGACGTGCGGCCGCATCCGCATATCGGGCTCGCGACCGTCACCTACCTGTTCGACGGCGCGATCATGCACCGCGACAGCGTCGGCTCGGTGCAGAAAATCGTCCCGGGCGACGTGAACTGGATGACCGCCGGGCGCGGTATCGTGCATTCCGAGCGCACGCCGGACGAAGAGCGCACGTCCGGGCAGACGATGCACGGCATCCAGACCTGGGTAGCGCTGCCGGTGGCGAGCGAGGAAGTCGAGCCGTCGTTCGAGCATCACGCGGCGGCAGCGCTGCCACAGATCGAGCGCGCGGGCGTCACGCTGCGCGTGATCGCGGGCACGGCGTTCGGCGCGACGGCCCCGACGCGCACCTTCTCGCCGACGCTCTATGTCGCGGGGCACTTCGCGGCGGGCAGCGAACTGACGCTAGATACAGAGCACGAGGAACGCGGCGTGTATCTCGTCGATGGCGACCTCACGATCGACGGCGAAACGCTGCCCGCGCAGCAAATGGCGGTGCTCGAGCCGGGCGTTCCCGCGACGCTCGCGAGCGCGAACGGCGCGGTCGTCATGCTGCTCGGCGGCGCACCGCTCGACGGCGCGCGCTTCATCGAATGGAACTTCGTGTCCAGTTCGCAGGACAAGATAGAAGCGGCGAAGCGCGCGTGGAGCGAACAGCGCATGGGCCACGTTCCGGGCGAGACGGAATTCATTCCGCTGCCGCCGCCGCGCCGCGAAGAACGCGCGCCGGAGGCATGA
- the kynB gene encoding arylformamidase, giving the protein MTLIDISPPIAATTPVWPGDTPVGIERVWRMEAGSPVNVARLTLSPHTGAHADAPLHYDQHGAAIGEVALETYIGACRVVHCIGAAPLVTPEMIAAHLDDAPPRILIRTYDRAPLTAWDSAFCAVAPEAIDSMAAKGVKLVGIDTPSLDPQESKTMDAHRRIRAHGMAILEGLVLDAVAPGDYELIALPLKFSTLDASPVRAVLRPLP; this is encoded by the coding sequence ATGACGCTTATCGACATCTCGCCGCCGATCGCCGCCACGACGCCGGTCTGGCCGGGCGACACGCCTGTCGGCATCGAGCGCGTCTGGCGGATGGAAGCGGGCTCGCCGGTGAACGTCGCGCGTCTCACCCTTTCACCGCATACCGGCGCACATGCCGATGCCCCGCTGCACTACGACCAACACGGCGCGGCCATCGGCGAAGTCGCGCTGGAAACGTACATCGGCGCGTGCCGGGTCGTGCATTGCATCGGCGCTGCGCCTCTCGTGACGCCGGAAATGATCGCCGCGCATCTCGACGACGCGCCGCCGCGCATTCTGATCCGCACGTATGACCGCGCGCCGCTTACCGCATGGGACAGCGCGTTTTGCGCCGTCGCGCCGGAAGCCATCGACTCGATGGCGGCCAAGGGCGTGAAGCTCGTCGGCATCGACACGCCTTCGCTCGATCCGCAGGAATCGAAAACGATGGACGCGCACCGGCGCATTCGCGCCCACGGCATGGCGATCCTCGAAGGCCTCGTGCTCGATGCCGTCGCGCCCGGCGATTACGAACTGATCGCGCTGCCGCTCAAATTTTCGACGCTCGACGCCAGTCCCGTGCGCGCCGTCCTGCGCCCGCTTCCCTGA
- a CDS encoding tRNA threonylcarbamoyladenosine dehydratase — protein MTPSDATATPAVEDTVDRERRFGGIARLYGPSALAAFERAHVAVIGIGGVGSWVAEALARSAVGTLTLIDLDNVAESNTNRQIHALDGNYGKAKVTAMAERIKLIDPACDVRQIEDFVEPGHFDATLGGGFDFVVDAIDSVRTKTALIAWCVARKQPLITVGGAGGQLDPTRIRIDDLALTIQDPLLSKVRGQLRKQHGFPRGPKSRFKVSAVYSDEPLIYPDSPACDISEGAEHLETGSGYAGPVGLNCAGFGSSVCVTASFGFAAAAFVLRELAKRS, from the coding sequence ATGACTCCATCCGATGCCACCGCTACGCCTGCCGTTGAAGACACCGTCGACCGCGAACGGCGCTTCGGCGGCATCGCGCGTCTCTATGGTCCGAGCGCGCTCGCGGCCTTTGAGCGCGCGCATGTCGCCGTGATCGGCATTGGCGGCGTCGGCTCGTGGGTCGCGGAAGCGTTGGCGCGCAGCGCGGTCGGCACGCTCACGCTGATCGATCTCGACAACGTCGCGGAGAGCAACACGAATCGTCAGATTCACGCGCTCGACGGCAACTACGGCAAGGCGAAAGTCACCGCAATGGCCGAGCGCATCAAGCTGATCGATCCGGCGTGCGATGTACGCCAAATCGAAGACTTCGTGGAGCCGGGCCATTTCGATGCGACGCTCGGCGGCGGCTTCGACTTCGTGGTGGATGCCATCGACAGCGTGCGCACCAAGACTGCGCTGATCGCGTGGTGCGTCGCGCGCAAGCAGCCGCTCATCACCGTGGGCGGCGCGGGCGGCCAGCTCGATCCGACGCGCATCCGCATCGACGATCTCGCGCTCACCATTCAAGACCCGCTGCTTTCGAAAGTGCGCGGCCAGCTACGCAAGCAGCACGGCTTTCCGCGCGGGCCGAAGTCGCGTTTCAAGGTGAGCGCGGTGTATTCGGACGAGCCGCTCATTTACCCCGATTCGCCGGCGTGCGACATCAGCGAGGGTGCGGAGCATCTCGAAACCGGTTCGGGCTACGCCGGTCCCGTGGGGCTCAACTGTGCGGGCTTCGGGTCGAGCGTGTGCGTGACCGCGAGCTTCGGCTTCGCGGCGGCGGCCTTCGTGTTGCGCGAACTGGCGAAGCGTTCCTGA